In the Leptospira limi genome, one interval contains:
- a CDS encoding ATP-binding response regulator, producing MVEQIDTKFISVSKTEHQRRPKEPILIIEDKKENQVLLEGICKRVGISFEVAENGKIALDLAKNKSYSIYLVDLMMPVMDGKTFIAEQRKIDPRAVFIVQTAIDQTEEIIEIMKMGVYDYLIKPLHVEIVADRLEKALEYVYLKQMEAVLIDEESKELKSQLEWLNYKESHRKTNEVNSELNSILNLKTTLMQGSGLGAMTTIIDSIEKMKIVENDNYIIPKDFWDLLSENQEHNKTMLKGLDMAVDTIQSHLQLSKISSDELLLVLPEIVKEFQKETESKEIKINLPVVKQSVKLEVNMDAMRTIIHEIFTNGLKYSKPKSNFDIFVTFVDGYFCLSAKNNLIEDDYAKQLTVSEKKLVEPFYRIHPPVETFHHKEKFSLGLGLTMVDFLLHKHNGMFFIRNAIDHTTETKASCVIAEIFLPIQS from the coding sequence ATGGTGGAACAAATCGATACGAAATTTATTTCTGTTTCCAAAACAGAACACCAACGTAGGCCGAAAGAACCTATTCTTATCATTGAAGATAAAAAAGAAAACCAGGTTCTATTGGAAGGAATCTGTAAACGAGTTGGTATTTCATTCGAAGTTGCTGAAAATGGGAAAATAGCCCTGGATCTGGCAAAAAATAAGTCGTATAGCATCTATTTGGTGGATTTGATGATGCCGGTAATGGACGGTAAAACTTTTATCGCTGAACAACGAAAAATAGATCCTAGAGCGGTTTTTATTGTGCAAACCGCAATTGACCAAACCGAAGAAATCATCGAAATCATGAAAATGGGAGTTTATGATTACCTAATTAAACCCCTCCATGTAGAAATTGTTGCCGATCGTCTGGAAAAAGCATTAGAATACGTCTACTTAAAGCAAATGGAAGCTGTTCTCATTGATGAAGAATCGAAGGAATTAAAAAGCCAATTAGAATGGCTCAATTATAAAGAGTCTCATCGAAAAACCAATGAAGTAAATTCAGAACTAAATTCAATCTTGAATTTAAAAACCACTCTGATGCAAGGTTCTGGACTAGGAGCTATGACTACCATCATTGATTCAATCGAAAAAATGAAAATTGTCGAGAACGATAACTATATCATTCCAAAAGATTTTTGGGATTTACTTTCTGAAAACCAAGAACATAACAAAACAATGTTAAAAGGCCTTGATATGGCCGTTGACACAATCCAATCCCACTTACAATTATCTAAAATTTCAAGTGACGAATTGTTACTTGTCCTTCCTGAGATTGTAAAAGAGTTTCAAAAGGAAACTGAATCAAAAGAAATCAAAATCAACCTTCCTGTTGTCAAACAATCAGTAAAATTAGAAGTTAATATGGATGCAATGCGAACAATCATCCATGAAATTTTTACGAATGGATTGAAGTATTCAAAACCCAAGTCCAATTTTGATATCTTTGTAACCTTCGTAGATGGTTATTTTTGTTTATCAGCAAAAAACAATTTGATCGAAGATGATTACGCAAAACAACTTACTGTGTCTGAAAAAAAATTGGTGGAACCGTTTTATAGAATCCATCCACCTGTAGAAACCTTCCACCACAAAGAAAAATTTAGCCTTGGACTTGGTTTAACCATGGTTGATTTTTTATTACATAAACACAATGGAATGTTTTTTATACGAAATGCGATAGATCACACGACGGAAACAAAAGCTTCCTGTGTGATTGCAGAAATTTTTCTCCCGATTCAATCTTAA
- a CDS encoding sensor histidine kinase encodes MIQDPLSLFKASLEGNDWGTAIIQINLKEKIYEVLLKNSIFSQLEKEFDFPNFIKNKISHKDFKTEIIYKTDGKVLETSFGHFDYPADSTEIQFTKFSIRDITIKQKQEEEIAWRLRFELGVASSIQILIQKSSIRESLPQALYQLLYFTEMDSIFFLKNTGTEERGSFEIWVNERKSTEYPLLPKKFETLDWKKEGIYRWLHKLKNGKILYLKKDKALPKEQWYFEESNAESIIFIPVKFENKFLGIMGFQKYVPNFVIHHENLLIYQTVSRWMGLFVQRDSDLTELNRYKSTLESLILERTLDLSRTKEELERAYKAKTEFLAHVSHELRTPLNSIIGFSKLIQLPEKDVTGKEYLQYIYSGGTRLLKMINEILSLMKIESGQLNILYSEFKPEEICRQSLELIQPQANAKGMEIRFFPPIQSKLIRSDSGKIQQILLNLLSNAIKYGDHSYVELHCEWSDFGVNFSVRDFGPGISQEDQKRIFHSFTRLNDDGKIEGTGLGLSISQGLAEKLGGNISLLSKLGEGSTFILNIPENIK; translated from the coding sequence ATGATCCAAGATCCCTTGTCATTATTTAAGGCCTCTTTGGAGGGAAATGACTGGGGAACTGCCATTATACAAATCAATCTAAAAGAGAAGATTTATGAAGTTTTATTAAAAAACTCTATCTTCTCACAATTAGAAAAAGAGTTCGATTTTCCCAATTTTATAAAAAACAAAATTTCTCATAAAGATTTTAAGACAGAAATCATTTATAAAACTGATGGAAAAGTATTAGAAACATCCTTTGGACATTTTGATTATCCTGCTGACTCAACAGAAATCCAATTCACAAAATTCTCTATCCGAGACATCACAATCAAACAAAAACAGGAAGAGGAAATTGCCTGGAGGCTTCGGTTTGAACTTGGAGTTGCTTCTTCCATTCAAATTCTCATCCAAAAATCTTCCATCCGAGAAAGTTTACCTCAAGCTCTTTACCAACTTTTGTATTTCACGGAGATGGATTCGATATTCTTTCTAAAAAATACCGGAACAGAAGAAAGGGGAAGTTTTGAGATTTGGGTGAACGAAAGAAAGTCCACCGAATACCCGTTATTGCCTAAAAAATTCGAAACCTTGGATTGGAAAAAAGAAGGAATATACCGATGGCTCCACAAATTAAAAAATGGAAAAATTCTTTATTTAAAAAAAGACAAAGCCTTACCAAAAGAACAATGGTATTTTGAAGAATCAAATGCGGAATCGATTATATTCATACCAGTTAAATTTGAAAACAAATTCTTGGGCATCATGGGATTCCAAAAATATGTTCCCAATTTTGTTATCCACCATGAAAATTTACTCATTTACCAAACTGTTAGCCGGTGGATGGGATTGTTTGTACAAAGAGATTCCGATTTAACAGAACTCAACCGATACAAGTCTACATTAGAATCTTTAATCTTAGAGAGAACTTTAGATTTATCGAGAACCAAAGAAGAATTAGAACGAGCATACAAAGCAAAAACAGAATTTTTAGCCCATGTCAGCCACGAACTTCGCACCCCACTCAATTCCATCATTGGATTTTCTAAACTGATCCAATTACCCGAAAAGGATGTGACAGGGAAAGAATACCTACAATACATTTACTCGGGTGGAACGAGACTTTTGAAGATGATCAATGAAATTCTCAGTTTGATGAAAATTGAATCGGGCCAACTGAACATTTTATACTCAGAATTCAAACCAGAAGAAATCTGCAGACAAAGTTTAGAATTAATCCAACCTCAAGCCAATGCCAAAGGGATGGAGATCCGATTTTTCCCTCCCATCCAATCAAAACTCATTCGCTCCGATAGTGGGAAAATCCAACAAATCCTCTTAAATTTACTTTCGAATGCAATCAAATATGGAGACCATTCTTATGTCGAATTGCATTGTGAATGGTCCGATTTTGGTGTGAATTTTTCAGTTCGCGATTTTGGACCCGGTATTTCACAAGAAGACCAAAAACGGATCTTTCATAGTTTCACAAGACTAAATGATGATGGAAAAATAGAAGGAACGGGTCTTGGCCTTTCCATTTCCCAAGGACTGGCAGAAAAATTAGGAGGGAATATATCTCTCTTATCAAAACTTGGAGAAGGATCCACTTTTATACTAAATATACCTGAAAATATTAAATAA
- the ispH gene encoding 4-hydroxy-3-methylbut-2-enyl diphosphate reductase, with translation MLETVYLANPRGFCAGVKYAISYVEQAFEENSGEPLYVRKEIVHNQRVVEEMKKKGIQFISELSEVPDGATVVFSAHGVSPEVVKEATDRKMKIGDATCPLVTRVHKKARNIRDSHQIIYIGHRGHDEAIGTMGEAIMFLVESPEDVESLRGKISLDKPLTYLMQTTLSVADTKNIVKKIEEVFPFVEHPQKDDICYATTERQDAVQKMLESVDAMLVIGAENSSNSVRLCQLAKKTRPASFQISKKEDVNPNYIIKEGIKTLGITAGASSPQVLVDEIVEEILKHFPNAKVSLYPESREDTMSFKLPKELLKQF, from the coding sequence GTGTTAGAGACGGTTTATTTAGCAAACCCACGAGGTTTTTGTGCAGGTGTCAAATATGCAATTTCTTATGTGGAACAAGCTTTTGAAGAAAATTCAGGAGAACCTCTTTACGTAAGAAAGGAAATCGTCCACAACCAACGAGTTGTGGAAGAAATGAAAAAAAAAGGAATCCAATTCATAAGTGAACTTAGCGAAGTTCCCGATGGTGCAACAGTGGTTTTCTCTGCACATGGAGTTTCCCCCGAAGTGGTAAAAGAAGCCACCGATCGAAAAATGAAGATTGGAGATGCCACCTGCCCTCTTGTAACAAGGGTTCATAAAAAAGCACGAAACATCAGAGACAGCCACCAAATCATCTATATCGGACACAGAGGCCATGACGAGGCAATTGGTACCATGGGTGAGGCAATCATGTTCCTTGTGGAATCTCCAGAAGATGTGGAAAGTTTAAGAGGAAAAATCTCTTTAGACAAACCTCTTACCTATTTGATGCAAACCACCTTATCCGTAGCAGACACAAAAAACATTGTCAAAAAAATTGAAGAAGTTTTCCCTTTTGTGGAACACCCTCAAAAAGATGATATTTGTTATGCGACAACGGAAAGGCAAGATGCTGTCCAAAAAATGTTAGAGTCTGTAGATGCCATGTTAGTCATTGGTGCGGAAAACTCATCAAATTCAGTTCGACTTTGTCAATTAGCAAAAAAGACACGACCTGCGAGTTTTCAAATTTCGAAAAAAGAAGATGTAAATCCTAATTATATAATCAAAGAGGGAATCAAAACTTTAGGAATCACTGCTGGCGCTTCAAGCCCACAAGTGTTGGTTGACGAAATTGTGGAAGAAATTCTAAAACATTTTCCCAATGCAAAAGTATCCCTTTATCCAGAAAGCCGTGAAGATACAATGAGTTTCAAACTTCCCAAGGAACTCTTAAAACAATTTTAA
- a CDS encoding flagellin N-terminal helical domain-containing protein: MIINHNVSAIFAHRTLKSNDANLSKDIEKLSSGMRINKAGDDASGLAVSEKMRTQIAGLRRAEQNTEDGMSLIQTAEGYLQETHEIVQRVRVLAVQAANGIYSEEDRQQIQVEVSQLVDEIDRIASQAEFNKMKLLTGAFARLNPTASMWFHIGANMHQRERVYIETMNTAALGLRNPTVLTFISLSTAGKANSVIGLCDDALRVISKQRADLGAYYNRMEHAAKGLMNAYENTQASESRIRDTDMAEQMTSFTRYQILTQAATSMLAQANMKSQSVMRLLQ; the protein is encoded by the coding sequence ATGATTATCAACCACAACGTAAGTGCGATCTTTGCACACAGAACTTTGAAGTCTAACGACGCGAACCTGAGCAAAGATATCGAAAAGTTGTCTTCTGGTATGCGTATTAACAAAGCCGGAGATGACGCATCTGGACTTGCAGTGTCTGAGAAAATGAGAACTCAGATTGCTGGTCTTCGACGTGCAGAACAGAATACTGAAGATGGTATGTCCCTCATTCAAACGGCGGAAGGATATCTTCAAGAAACACACGAAATCGTTCAACGTGTTCGTGTACTCGCGGTGCAAGCTGCGAACGGTATCTACTCGGAAGAAGATAGACAACAGATCCAAGTCGAGGTTTCACAGCTAGTGGACGAGATCGATCGTATTGCTTCTCAAGCAGAATTCAACAAAATGAAACTGCTTACAGGAGCTTTTGCTCGACTCAACCCAACTGCTAGTATGTGGTTCCATATTGGAGCTAACATGCACCAAAGAGAGCGCGTGTACATTGAAACAATGAACACTGCGGCATTGGGATTAAGAAACCCTACGGTTCTTACTTTCATCTCTCTTTCGACTGCAGGTAAAGCAAACTCCGTAATCGGACTTTGTGATGATGCCCTAAGAGTGATCTCTAAACAAAGAGCTGACCTTGGTGCTTATTACAACCGTATGGAGCATGCTGCGAAAGGACTTATGAATGCTTATGAAAACACACAAGCTTCTGAGTCTCGTATCCGTGATACTGACATGGCTGAACAAATGACCAGCTTCACGAGATACCAAATCTTAACTCAGGCTGCTACATCAATGCTTGCGCAAGCAAACATGAAGTCTCAGTCAGTGATGAGATTGCTCCAGTAA
- a CDS encoding ankyrin repeat domain-containing protein produces the protein MNRLFLFPLIILFVSCKSVANFQILQNVKPNPKCKFSQIIVIEPDFYIANGGTTLSGCIEKIEKTNAVMFFYFSRTISKISASVNLTTGESSKTQSFSGESATAKATILLNSKMSLEIPTADKKGSFMYSILYTYKNDQPSIEIYDVTSDLSYAPRLAFQAIARNDLNKLKELFTSGNIQKDTKIILYDGNDTTELSLFQQALNVRANKEIFDYLIEKKVDFQSRDKLGFTALTYAVFFNDLELVKYIDSLKKWNFNETTNQGDSLLHWAAENKNKQMVEYLLQKGVRKDIKNNNGLTAYDVAKLKLSYHIMEILQ, from the coding sequence ATGAATCGTCTCTTCCTTTTCCCCCTGATTATTTTGTTTGTTAGTTGCAAGTCTGTTGCAAATTTTCAAATTCTTCAAAATGTAAAACCAAATCCAAAATGTAAGTTCAGTCAGATTATTGTAATTGAGCCTGATTTCTATATTGCAAATGGCGGAACTACTTTGTCAGGATGTATTGAAAAAATTGAAAAAACAAATGCGGTGATGTTTTTTTATTTTAGCCGAACGATCAGTAAAATCAGTGCGAGTGTTAACTTAACAACAGGTGAATCTAGTAAAACACAATCATTTTCTGGTGAAAGTGCAACTGCCAAAGCAACGATTCTTTTAAATTCAAAAATGTCTTTGGAAATTCCTACTGCTGATAAAAAGGGATCGTTTATGTATAGCATTTTATATACTTACAAAAATGACCAACCTTCAATTGAAATTTATGATGTAACAAGTGATTTGTCCTATGCTCCGAGACTCGCTTTCCAAGCGATTGCAAGAAATGATCTAAATAAATTGAAGGAACTTTTTACAAGCGGAAACATTCAAAAAGATACTAAAATCATTTTGTATGATGGAAATGATACAACTGAATTGAGTCTTTTTCAACAGGCCTTGAATGTTCGTGCGAATAAGGAGATCTTCGATTATTTAATAGAAAAAAAAGTAGATTTTCAATCTAGAGACAAACTTGGATTTACTGCACTTACTTATGCTGTTTTTTTTAATGATTTGGAATTAGTAAAATACATCGATTCTCTCAAAAAATGGAATTTTAATGAGACTACCAACCAAGGGGACTCTCTCTTACATTGGGCTGCTGAAAACAAAAACAAACAAATGGTAGAGTATTTATTGCAGAAAGGCGTCAGAAAGGATATCAAAAACAATAATGGTCTTACTGCATATGATGTTGCAAAATTGAAGTTATCCTATCATATCATGGAAATCTTACAATAG
- the ilvA gene encoding threonine ammonia-lyase IlvA, whose product MTLEIDTAYQILKPIIHQTPLQFHSRLSELYGAQVYIKREDLQVVRSYKIRGAYHMIQSLTLEERKNGVVCASAGNHAQGVAYSCKLLQIFGVIYMPEVTPKQKINQVRMFGGDFIEIKLIGDTFDECQKEAIGFAKERNRSFIPPFDHQKIMEGQGTVGKEILDKLSNVDFLFLPIGGGGLCAGVGSYFKIHSPLTKIIGTEPMGAPSMKEALKVGKPISLEKIDKFVDGAAVKKVGDLTFPICQSVLSDLVLIPEGKVCTTILNLYNLDAIVSEPAGALSIAALDGYKDTIRGKTIVCILSGGNNDIDRMQEIKERSLLFEGLKQYFIVRFAQKPGALKQFVNEILGPNDDIVRFEFIQKNNKESGPALIGIELKSKDDFQSLLDRMKEYRLNFTVINEDENLFEYLI is encoded by the coding sequence ATGACTTTAGAGATTGACACTGCTTATCAGATTTTAAAACCAATCATCCATCAAACACCATTACAATTTCATTCTCGATTATCTGAATTGTACGGCGCCCAGGTGTATATCAAACGAGAAGATTTACAAGTTGTTCGTTCCTATAAAATCAGAGGGGCTTATCATATGATCCAAAGTTTAACTTTGGAGGAACGAAAAAATGGAGTTGTATGTGCAAGTGCTGGCAATCATGCACAAGGAGTTGCGTATTCCTGTAAATTACTTCAAATTTTCGGAGTCATTTATATGCCAGAAGTTACGCCCAAACAAAAGATAAACCAAGTCCGCATGTTTGGTGGTGATTTTATTGAAATCAAACTTATCGGTGATACTTTTGATGAATGCCAAAAGGAAGCAATTGGATTTGCGAAGGAAAGGAATCGATCGTTTATCCCACCATTTGATCATCAAAAAATCATGGAAGGGCAAGGAACTGTTGGAAAAGAAATTTTAGATAAACTTTCTAATGTTGATTTTTTGTTTTTACCAATTGGTGGGGGAGGTTTATGTGCTGGAGTAGGTTCGTACTTTAAAATACATTCACCACTCACAAAGATAATTGGAACAGAACCAATGGGTGCACCTTCCATGAAAGAGGCATTAAAAGTGGGAAAACCGATTTCATTAGAGAAAATCGATAAATTTGTTGATGGTGCTGCCGTCAAAAAAGTAGGGGATCTTACGTTTCCAATCTGCCAATCTGTTTTGAGTGATTTGGTCTTAATTCCAGAAGGAAAAGTATGTACGACAATTTTAAATCTTTATAATTTAGATGCCATTGTGAGCGAACCTGCCGGTGCTCTCAGTATCGCTGCCTTAGATGGTTACAAAGATACAATTCGAGGTAAAACGATTGTTTGTATCTTAAGTGGTGGAAACAATGATATCGATCGGATGCAAGAAATCAAAGAAAGGTCTTTACTCTTTGAAGGTCTAAAACAGTATTTTATTGTTCGATTTGCACAAAAACCAGGTGCACTCAAACAATTCGTAAATGAAATCTTAGGACCAAATGATGATATCGTTCGTTTTGAGTTTATCCAAAAGAACAATAAAGAATCTGGACCCGCACTCATTGGTATTGAGTTAAAATCAAAAGATGATTTCCAAAGTTTATTAGATCGGATGAAAGAATACAGATTAAATTTTACCGTCATCAATGAAGATGAAAATCTATTTGAATATTTAATTTAG
- a CDS encoding Lcl C-terminal domain-containing protein — MNCQNYLFYNILFACFYFLSCNLDWKHNAGDPFTKEYWRTRFLEEWFVAYPRIFVIQGRVSGLYQNSLKLVSSSDGTSVSISANGSFSMTVFASPKYFDIQISSQPDNLHCIVWDRGVWDGTNQTNMLITCPFAKTVVLGKTLLWDRCTFGSSWNPEGNGTGIGNGDCSIGTATALNYCTTGEGYNATTNPNACNGGNNSFLVDKGPIFSACLNSRNSKRYGQSNWRLPLYTEMFSIIRCSATNTGVITGEDGCLTVGDATKYPGATADPILFPGTIADNYWSSQTFPAGGDIQAYMINFNPGNESYLNKDQFAYVRCVSE, encoded by the coding sequence ATGAATTGCCAAAATTATCTATTTTATAATATACTATTTGCTTGTTTTTATTTTTTATCCTGCAATTTGGATTGGAAACACAATGCTGGAGATCCTTTTACGAAGGAATATTGGCGAACCAGATTTCTAGAAGAATGGTTTGTAGCTTATCCTCGTATTTTTGTCATCCAAGGTAGAGTGTCAGGATTGTATCAAAATTCATTAAAACTTGTATCTTCATCTGATGGAACTTCCGTTTCAATCAGTGCAAATGGTTCTTTTTCCATGACCGTATTTGCATCCCCAAAATACTTCGACATTCAAATTTCTTCTCAGCCAGACAACCTTCATTGTATTGTTTGGGATCGTGGTGTTTGGGACGGAACCAATCAAACCAATATGCTAATTACTTGTCCTTTCGCCAAAACTGTTGTTTTAGGAAAAACACTTTTATGGGACCGATGTACATTTGGGTCTAGTTGGAATCCTGAAGGAAATGGCACAGGGATTGGTAATGGAGACTGTTCAATTGGAACTGCAACTGCTTTGAATTATTGCACTACAGGGGAAGGATACAATGCAACAACCAATCCTAACGCTTGTAATGGTGGAAATAATTCTTTTCTAGTAGATAAAGGTCCTATTTTTTCGGCCTGCCTTAACAGTCGAAATTCGAAGCGTTACGGCCAGTCTAATTGGAGGCTGCCTTTATATACAGAAATGTTTTCTATCATACGTTGTAGTGCAACTAACACTGGAGTAATCACAGGAGAAGATGGTTGTTTAACTGTGGGAGATGCAACAAAATATCCAGGTGCCACAGCAGATCCAATTTTATTTCCAGGAACAATCGCTGATAACTATTGGAGTTCACAAACCTTTCCAGCTGGAGGCGATATACAGGCTTATATGATCAATTTTAATCCTGGAAATGAGTCATACCTCAACAAAGATCAATTTGCGTATGTAAGATGTGTTTCTGAATGA
- the metW gene encoding methionine biosynthesis protein MetW: MNIHTNEALGLDLKNRPDISYIANLIKPGERVLDLGCGYGELMLILKNKGVRVQGIEKDDKCIIQCVKKSLYVHHGDIDDGLKHHLDHSFDFVILNQTIQQTLNPGDIIKECLRIGKQVIIVFPNFSHWQIRTSILISGKTPVTDLMPFHWYDTPNLHYLSGKDFEDFCEFERIKILHRAFFNRTRQIKLFPNLFATLALFVIRA, encoded by the coding sequence TTGAATATCCATACAAATGAAGCACTTGGTTTAGACTTAAAAAATAGACCTGATATATCTTACATTGCAAATCTCATCAAACCTGGTGAAAGGGTTTTAGATTTAGGATGTGGGTATGGTGAACTCATGTTGATTTTAAAAAACAAAGGAGTTCGTGTACAAGGGATCGAAAAAGACGATAAATGTATCATCCAATGCGTAAAAAAAAGCTTATATGTCCACCATGGAGATATAGATGATGGATTAAAACATCACCTAGACCATAGTTTTGATTTTGTTATCTTAAACCAAACCATCCAACAAACATTAAATCCAGGAGACATCATTAAAGAATGTTTGCGTATCGGGAAACAAGTGATCATTGTGTTTCCCAACTTTTCCCATTGGCAAATCAGAACTTCGATTTTGATAAGCGGAAAAACACCCGTAACGGATTTAATGCCCTTCCATTGGTATGACACTCCCAACTTACATTATCTTTCAGGAAAGGATTTTGAAGATTTTTGTGAGTTTGAACGTATCAAAATCTTACACAGAGCATTTTTCAATCGTACTCGCCAAATTAAGTTATTTCCTAACTTATTTGCAACACTTGCTCTATTTGTCATTCGAGCATAA
- the metX gene encoding homoserine O-acetyltransferase MetX: MPTSETNEFFHGSVGVVQTNIVTFESLTLEGGETITPLEIAYETYGTLNEKKDNAILVCHALSGDAHAAGFHEGDKRPGWWDYYIGPGKAFDTNRYFIISSNVIGGCKGSSGPLSFNGKTGKPFQSTFPFVSIGDMVNAQEKLVRHFGIHKLFAVAGGSMGGMQALQWSVAYPDRLKNCIVMASSSEHSAQQIAFNEVGRQAILSDPNWNQGLYTQEKRPSKGLALARMMGHITYLSDEMMREKFGRKPPKGNIQSTDFAVGSYLIYQGESFVDRFDANSYIYVTKALDHFSLGTGKELTKVLSKVRCRFLVIAYTSDWLYPPYQSEEIVKSLEVNAVPVSFIELNNPAGHDSFLLPSEEQDSILRDFLSATDEGGFF; this comes from the coding sequence ATGCCTACTTCCGAAACAAATGAATTTTTTCACGGATCCGTAGGTGTCGTACAGACAAACATTGTTACGTTTGAATCGTTAACTCTTGAGGGGGGTGAAACCATCACTCCTCTTGAGATTGCTTATGAAACTTACGGTACTCTCAACGAAAAAAAAGACAATGCCATCTTAGTATGCCATGCCCTTTCTGGGGATGCACACGCTGCAGGTTTCCATGAAGGTGACAAACGACCTGGTTGGTGGGATTATTACATCGGTCCTGGCAAAGCGTTTGATACAAATCGTTATTTTATTATCTCTTCAAATGTCATAGGTGGTTGTAAGGGATCGAGTGGGCCATTGAGTTTCAATGGCAAAACAGGAAAACCTTTTCAATCCACTTTTCCTTTTGTCTCCATTGGTGATATGGTCAATGCACAGGAAAAGTTAGTCCGCCATTTTGGAATTCATAAATTATTCGCAGTTGCTGGTGGATCAATGGGAGGAATGCAAGCCTTACAATGGTCAGTTGCTTATCCCGATCGTTTAAAAAACTGTATCGTCATGGCGTCTTCTTCCGAACACTCTGCTCAACAAATTGCTTTTAATGAAGTAGGAAGGCAAGCAATCTTATCTGATCCCAACTGGAACCAAGGTTTGTATACCCAAGAAAAACGACCATCAAAGGGGCTCGCCCTAGCTCGTATGATGGGTCATATCACCTATCTCAGTGATGAGATGATGCGTGAAAAATTTGGTCGTAAACCTCCGAAAGGAAATATCCAATCTACTGATTTTGCAGTGGGCAGTTATTTGATTTACCAAGGCGAATCCTTTGTTGATCGATTTGATGCCAATTCTTATATTTATGTTACAAAAGCATTGGACCACTTTAGTTTGGGTACAGGGAAAGAACTCACAAAGGTATTATCGAAGGTTAGGTGTCGTTTTTTAGTCATTGCGTATACTTCTGATTGGTTATACCCACCTTATCAATCGGAAGAAATCGTTAAGTCATTGGAAGTAAATGCAGTTCCAGTGAGTTTCATTGAACTGAATAATCCCGCAGGGCATGATAGTTTTTTACTGCCTAGTGAAGAACAAGATTCTATTTTGAGAGATTTTTTAAGTGCAACAGATGAAGGAGGATTCTTTTGA